The Mesorhizobium loti DNA segment ATGAGGTCGCGGAACATATGGCTCGAGCTCGGGAAGCCGTGCAGCAGCAGCAGTTTCGGCGCGCCCGGTGTCCCGGCCTCGCGATAGAAGATGTTGAAGCCGTCGACATCGGCGTTGCGATAGGCGGTCATGGTGCTCTCCGTTGCTGTAACCGAAAAATCGGCATTGGGAAGGTTATTGCGATTGAAGGCGGCTCAGGCTCACGCTTCGCCGGCACGCGCCGCTTCGATAATAATGTCGACGACGGCATCGGGCGCGGTGACCATCGCCGTGTGGTCCGCCGGTTGCACACGCGTCATGGCGTTCATGCGCCTGGCCATGAAATGCTGCGTCTCGGCAACGATCATGCGGTCCTGCTCGGCAATCAAAAACCAGGCCGGCCGGTCCTTCCACGACGGTCGCGGCATCGGCACGGTGATGCAGGCCGGCGAGATTGGCCGCTGGACTGCCTGCAGCACCGCCAGTTCGTCCGCCGAGGCGTTCTGGGCAAAGGCGGAATCAAAGGCACTGTCCGGCAGGTGGATCAGGCCATGATCGTCCGGCGCGAGCTTGGGCGCCTTGGCATGCGGCGTTGTGCGGTAGAACACGTCCGCCACGGTCTCGCCTTCGTCGGGCGCAAGGGCGGCGACATAGACAAGCGCCTTCACCTTGTCGCTGCGTGTCGCCCCGATCACCTCGCCGGCATAGGCATGGCCGGCAAGCACGACAGGCCCGGCGACGCGCTCCAGCGTCCGGTCGAGTGCCGCCACATCGTCCGCGAACGACGTCAGCGGCAGCGGCGCGGCAACCACGTTGAAACCCTGCGCCACGAGCGGCGCGATCACTTTGGCCCAGCTCGAGCCGTCCGCCCAGGCGCCATGGACGAGCACAACACTGACATCGTTCGAGGGCATCGCGGCATCTCCTTCCGGATTGAATTGACTAGTAACCTGTTAAAGCTGTCAGAAAGGGTTACTGGATATGAACGTAACTTGTCAACCGGCCTCGAAAGGGTTATCACCGATTTGTGTTTAGAGCGCTCGGCGGGATCGACGCGCGATTGGAGTTACGATGACCCCTGCGATCTTTGTCGGTGACGCGCTCGGCCTGGATTTCCTCAATTCGATCGCAACGCCGGTCGATACCCCTGTCGATTGGATCAAGGACGGCGAGGGGTTGCTGGATTGGGTCGAACAGGCGCGGCTGGCGCCGCCCGAGGCGCTCGACAGCGTTCGCACGCACGCTCTGCCGGGCGAACTCGATAAGGTGGCCGATCGGGCAAGGCATCTCAGGGAGTGGTTCCGCGGGTTCGTACGCGAACACAAGGGGCGTCCGCTGGTCGCCCAGGATCTTGCGCAATTGGAGCCGCTCAATCGCCTGCTCGACCGCGACGAGATCTTTACCCGGATCGCCCCCGTCCTTGCCGGTAAAGACATGCCTGCGGGTAGCGAAATCCCTTTTCAGCTTCAGACGGATCGCAAGTGGCGCACGCCCGAGGCGCTTCTGCTGCCGATCGGCGAAGCGCTGGCGCGGTTCGTCTGCAGCGAGGATTTCTCACATGTGAAAGCCTGCGAGGGCCCAGCCTGCACGCTGCTTTTCGTCGACCACACGCGCGGCCATCGGCGCCGCTGGTGCAGCATGGCGCAGTGCGGCAACCGGGCAAAACAGGCCGCGCATCGTCACCGCGTCAAAGCGCATCACGATTAGCCGCGCCGGCTCCTGCAAGATTGGACCGACGCCGTGAGGGCTGGCGGCTCTACGCCGCCAGCCGCAAGCGCATCACGGCGCCACGTTCACATGACCCTTCATGTTGGGGTGGAAGCGGCAGAAATAGTCGACCGCTCCCGCCGCCTTCAATGTCAGGCTCGCCGCTTTCTTCGGCGGGATCATCACTTCCCAGCCGCCCTTCACGGTGGCCGTGTGGGCAATCACGTCCTTGTTCACCCACTCGATCGTGTCGCCGACCTTCGCCTCGACGGTCGCCGGCGAAAAGACCAGCTTGTCGATGGTGACCTCTATCGTAGCGGCCGCCGCCGGCGCCGCTGTAAGCATCAGCGCCAGGGCGGCCAACCGCGACGGATGGATCAAGGCGCTCGCTTTCATTTCAGCATGCCGGCGACATGTTCGGCGTGCTGCTCATGCCCCTGGAAGATCTTGAGGCCGGTCTCGAGCAGGCTTTTTAGCTCGGCATTGCTGGCCGAGGGGATGAGCAGCGTTTCGAGCGCGCCGTTGACCTGCTTGTGATAGGCGACCTCGTTCTCGATATAGGCCTTGTCGAAAGCCGCGCCCTTCAGCTTGGCGAGCTTGGCACGTTCTTCTTCCGCCGCCTTGCTCAGTGCCTGGCTGGTGGCGTTGTCCTCGGGCTTCACCTTGAGCTTCTTGACCAGGTCGAGCGCCTGCTTGTTCACCGCCTCATGGTCGCGCTCCATGTCCTTGGCGAAGGCAATGACCTCCTTGTTCTTCGATGTCTTGATCGCCAGCTTGGCCGCCTCGATGTCGAGGACGCCGGCTGTGTAGGCGATGTGGGCGATCTGCGGATCGGTCGGCTTGTCCGCGGCTTGCGCGAAAGGGGCGGCGCTGACGAAAAGCAGGGCGGCAAGGCCGGCGGTATATCGGGTGAACATGGCATCCTCCTTCGCCCGGCTGCGAGGAAGCGCCGGGGCTTACATTTTCAGTTGACGCTGATTGGATGCGCGGCCGGGAGAAACGTTCCCGAAAATCAGAACAGGATCATTCGAAACCCAGCCGTCCCATCACGGCCTTGGTCAGCCGCTCGCAACGGCGGCCGGCGAAGGGGAAGGCGTCGAGCAGCACCGGGCCGATCTCGTCGTCCAGCGCCTTGCGCAACAGGCTGCGCGCCCGGTGCAGCCTTGTCTTGACGGTCTCCGGCCGCAGGTCGAGCAGATCGGCGGTTTCCTCCATGCTCAGGCCCTCGATGACGCGGGCCACGAAGACCATGCGGTAGATTTCGGGCAGGCTGTCGGTCGCCCGTTCGACAAGTGCGAGAATCTGCCGCTGCGCCATCGTCCGCTCCGGGTCGTCGCTGGGATTGAGGGGAAAGCGGATGATCTGCGCTTCCGGGTTTTCGGGCATCGCCACGGTGTGGCGCCTCTTGCGCAGGCGGCCGAGCGCTTCGTTGATGACGATGCGCGACAGCCAGGTGGCGAGCGAGGCATCGCCGCGAAATGTGGCGAGGCCGGCGAAAGCGCGGACATAAGCCTCCTGGACGACGTCCTCGGCTTCGGCGTCGTTGCGCAATATGCCGCGCGCTATGCGGTAGAGCCTCTGGTTGTATGTCTTGATGACGGTGCGGAAGGCGCCCGCGTCGCGCGCCAGTGCTCGCTGTACAAGCAGCAGGTCGGCGGAGAAGGCCTCGACCACTTCACGCCTTTTGACGGGCATTGCGAGCTTGCTCATCGCGACCGGATCTCCCGAACAGACGCTTGACTGCACGTTGGATGCACCTGCCGGAAAAAGGTTCCCGGATTTCGGCAACCTGGCTTCGCTATTCTAAGCCGCCGCCAGTCCCTTGTCTGCGGCCTGCACGCGTGCGGCCGCCGCCAGAAGATCGGTCTGCGTGATCAGGCCGAGAATGCGCCGCTCGCCATCGACGATGACCACGGCATGGCTGCGGCCGTCGGTCAGAATGGGAAGCAGGCTCATCGCCGGCGTGTCGGGCGAGGCGGTGCCGGCCTTCGACATCACGCCCTTCACCGTATCGATGGCCTTCGTCAGTTCGCGCAGGCCAACGGCGCCGACCAGCCGGGCATCCGCGTCGACCACCGGCAAGGTGCGGATATTGTGATCGAGCAGCTGCCGGCGCGCCTCGTCGACGGTGGCCTGCTCTGGCACCGAAATCACGTCACAGGACATGATGTCCTGGCACAGCAGGGTCCGGTGCGAGCGCACCATGGCCTGCAGTTCGACTTGTCTCAACAGCCGTTCGAGGTCGTTGCGGTCGATGTCGAAGGTTTCGTCGAGCGTGGTCAGCGCCGCGTCGATATCCTCGGGCCGGAAGCCGACGCGCTGCTGCGCCGGCGGATCGGCGGTCCCGTGACTGTTGGCGGCGGATGCGGCGACATGCGGGTAGTTGCGCCGCGCCAGCCTGTGGAAAAGGAAACCCAGGGTGACCAGGATGATCGAGTTCAACGCGACTGGCACGAAGGGAAACAGGAAGCCCGCGCTGACAACGGCAGGTCCGCCAAGCACTCCCGTCAACGCCGCCGCGCCGCCTGGCGGATGCAGGCAGCGCGTGAACGACATCGCCGCGATGGCGAGCGCCACGGCAAGGCCAGAGGCAAATACAGGATCATGGATGAAATGCGCCACGGTCACGCCTACCAGCGCCGATATGGAATTGCCGCCGATGATCGACCAGGGCTGCGCCAACGGGCTCGCGGGCACGGCGAAGAGAAGCACGGCGGAGGCGCCCATCGGCGCCACCAGCAGGGCCACATGCGGGCCGCCGCCCATCGCCAGCCCGCTGATCACGCCGGTCAGCGCGATGCCGATCGTGGCGCCGATGCAGGCAAGCAACCGCTCGCGCAGCGTCGCGCCGGCAAGGATGGGGACAAAAAGGCGAAAGGCCATGGCAAGCTTTGTTGGAAATGGATTGGTCGGGGATGCCGTGCAGCAGGCAATGCAGCCGAACCCACGGATTTGAAAGTCAAACAAATCCGCAAAGTCGCCGGCCAAGAGAATAATATTGCGCGCCACACCTCGCTGGGATGCCGCGAACGGCTCACACTTTGTCATCAGCGTCAGAGCCTTGCGGCCGTTTGCTGATTCCGTCCAGCAGTCAGCCGGCGCGCTGGTTAGGCTGTCGCTGCGGCCAGCCCACGCAAAATGTCGGCTTTTAGGTCGTCGACATCCTCAAGACCGATCTGTAGGCGGATCAACGGACCGTCATAGGGGCCTTTTGCAATGACACGGTCGCTGAGCCAGACCGGCACCGCGAGGCTCTCATAGCCGCCCCAGGAATAGCCGAGCCCGAAGATCTGCAGTGCGTCTAGAAAGGCATGCTGCTCCTTCTGGCCGCCGCCAGCCATAACGAAGGAAAAGATACCGCTCGAACCGCAAAAATCGCGCTTCCACAAGTCGTAATCCGGGTGGCTGGGAAGGGCAGGGTGGAGCACGCGCGCCACGCCCTTCTGGCCTTCGAGCCACGATGCGATGGCAAGCGCGCTGCGCTGATGATGCTCCAGGCGCACGCCCATCGTGCGCAGGCCGCGCAGCACCTGGTAGACGTCGTCGGGTCCCGCGCAGCAGCCGAGCGTGCAGAAGCTCTCGTAGAGCTGCTTCCAGTGGCTCTCATTGGCCGAGACCGTGCCGAGCAGCACGTCGGAATGGCCGGCCGGATATTTCGTCGCCGCGTGGATGGAGATGTCGACGCCGTGGTCGAGCGGCCGGAAATAGAGCGGCGTCGCCCAAGTGTTGTCCATCATCACGATGGCCCCGGCGGCATGCGCCGCCTTGGCGATCGCCGGTATATCCTGCACCTCGAATGTGTTGGAGGCCGGCGATTCCGTGAACACCACTTTGGTGTTGGGCTTGATCAAGGCAGCGATGCCTACGCCGATGCGGGGATCATAGTACTCGACCTCGACGCCGAGCCGCTTCAGCATCGTGTCGGCGAAATTACGGGTCGGATGGTAGACGCTGTCGACGATCAGCAGATGATCGCCAGCCGATACGAAGGCGAGCAGCGGAATGGTCACCGCCGCCAGGCCCGATGGCACCACGATCGTGCCGGCGGATCCCTCCAGCGTGTCAATGGCATGGGCAAGGGCGTCCGTCGTCGGCGTACCGCGTGTGCCGTAAGTGTATTTCTGGTTGCGCGCCGCCATCGTCGCGGCATCGCGGAACAGCACCGTCGAGGCGTGTACGACAGGCGGATTGACGAAGCCGAAATAGTCGTGCGGGTTGTTGCCCGAATGGGCAAGCCGCGTGTTGATCCCCATTTTTCCGGAAACCTGCTCGTTGCCGTCCTTAGCCATTCTTCGTCTTCGCCTTGTTTGACAAGGCGCTAGCCATAGTGCGGTGTCAGGGACCGTGCAACCGCCCACCGTCCGCCAGGGATAGACTTCGAATATGCCAATTCTCCAGCGGACCGGCGTCGCCGTCAGGTCGTGAAACCGGCCGGTCAGATGCGGCAGTGCGCAGGTGAGCAACCCGACACCTGGCCTAGCCTGCCGCCAAGGAAGGCCTGTGGATCGCCGGCATCGCCATCCTCGTTCTCCTGGAAAAGACAGTCACGACCGGGCCGTTGATTCCGCGCATTTCCGGTGTGTTGATGGCGGCGGCCGGCGCCTGGCTCGTTTCTCGGGCGCTTTAAGAGCGCACGTCTGATGACAGTCTTCGGGAGTGCCAATTCATTCCGTATCCAGATCAGTGACGCAACGCTGGTGTCAGGGATGGGTTTCGCCGCCGGCCCGCATTTGCGTTGAATGCGCTTTGCCGACTTTATTCGCGCCGTGACTAAATTGCGGGCGTGTTTGTCTGCAATTCGGGCATTTCAGGCAATCGATTTTCAAACACGTTCGGATTCGGTCATTTTCCTTGACCTCACGAGAATTATCGCCTTCGATGCCGTTCGTGAATGGGAGGCGGCGCGTCGGTTACGATGTGGAATTCCGGGGAATGGGCTGGAATGGGAGCCGCGTTCACACGGGAAAAAGAATCAGGGTTTGCCTGAAAAACAGAGAAAAGGGTCTGTGGGTCATGAAACATATTGCTATCGGCATTCTTGGCGCCGCTACGCTCGGGCTTATGGCGTCGGCCGCGTCGGCGACGACGCTCGACACCGTCAAGGCGAAGGGCTTCATCCAGTGCGGTGTCTCGACCGGTCTCGCCGGCTTCTCGGCGCCGGACGACAAGGGCGATTGGCAAGGCATCGATGCGGATTTCTGCCGCGCTGTCGCGGCCGCCGTCTTCGGTGACGGCACCAAGGTCAAGTTCACGCCGCTCAGCGCCAAGGAGCGCTTCACCGCGCTGCAGTCCGGCGAGGTCGACATCCTGTCGCGCAACACCACTTGGACCATCAACCGCGACACCGCACTTGGCCTGAATTTCGTCGGCACGACCTACTATGACGGCCAGGGCTTCATGATCAACGCCAAGAAGCTGCCGGGCGTCAATTCGGCCCTCCAGCTCTCGGGCGCTGCCGTCTGCGTACAGAGCGGCACCACCACCGAGCTCAACCTCGCCGACTACTTCAAGGCGAACAAGATGGAGTACAATCCGGTCGTCTTCGAAAAGCTCGAAGAGGTCAACGCCGCCTATGACGCCGGCCGCTGCGACGTCTACACCACCGACCAGTCGGGCCTTTACGGTATCCGCCTGACGCTGGGCGCGCCGGCCGATCACGTCGTGCTGCCCGAGATCATCTCGAAAGAGCCGCTCGGTCCGGCGGTGCGCCAGGGCGACGACCAGTGGTACCACATCGTCAAGTGGACCTATTTCGCGCTGCTCGACGCCGAGGAGCTCGGCATCACCAAGGCCAATGTCGACGAGATGAAGAATTCCCCCAGCCCAGAGATCAAGCGCGTGCTCGGCCAGGAAGCCGACACCAAGATCGGCACCGATCTCGGCGTCTCCAACGACTGGGTCGTCAACATCGTCAAGGCCGTCGGCAACTACGGCGAAATGTTCGACCGCAATGTCGGCTCGGGCAGCCCGCTCAAGATCGCGCGCGGCATCAATGCGCTGTGGACCAAGGGCGGCCTGCAATACGCTCCGCCGATCCGCTGACCGAAATGTGATCCGGAAGGCAGATATCTGCCTTCCGGTTTCTCTTTCCAGGGGACGGTGACATGGCATCGCAGGAAGTTATTCGCGAAGGGCCCAGCGGGGCTTCCTTCATCAATGATCCGAAAGTCCGCAGTCTCTTCTTCCAGACGCTGGTCGTCATCGTTCTGTTCGGCTCCGTCTGGTGGATTGTGCAGAATGTCATCGACAATCTGCAGCGCCTGCACATCGCTTCCGGCTTCGGTTTCCTCAGGGGACGCGCGGGATTCGACATCTCGGATACGCCGATCGCCTATACGTCGGATTCGACCTATGGCCGCGCCATCCTTGTCGGCCTGATCAACACCATCATCGTCGCCGTGGCCGGCATCATCACCGCCACCATCATCGGCTTCGTCATCGGCATCGGCCGGCTGTCGCATAACTGGCTGATCCAGAAGATCTGCACGGTCTATGTCGAGATCTTCCGCAACATCCCGCCGCTGCTGGTCATCTTCTTCTGGTATTCCGGCGTGCTGGCCGTGCTGCCGACGCCGAAGGAAAGCTATCATCTGCCCTTTGGCTCCTTCCTCAACCAGCGCGGCTTCTACTTTCCCCGCCCGGTCTGGGGCGAGGGCTCCTGGCTGATCTTCGTCGCTCTGCTTGTCGGCATTGCCATGGCATGGTTCGTCGCCCGCACGGCGCGTCAGCGGCAGATGGCGACAGGCCAGCAATTTCCGGTGCTCTGGACCTCGGTAGCGCTGATCGTAGGCCTGCCCTTGCTCGCCTACGTGCTGAGCGGCTTCCCGCTGAGCTTTGATCTCCCGAAGCAATCGACCTTCAACCTGACAGGCGGCTTTCAGGTCAAGCCGGAGTTCCTGTCGCTCTATCTGGCACTGTCCTGCTACACGGCGGCCTTCATCGCCGAGATCGTGCGCGCCGGCATCAGGGGGGTCAGCAAGGGCCAGACCGAGGCGGCCGCTGCTCTTGGGCTACGATCCGGGTCGATCTTACGGCTGGTTGTCGTACCGCAGGCCATGCGCATCGTCATTCCGCCGCTGACCAGCCAGTATCTCAACCTGACCAAGAATTCCTCGCTGGCGATCGCCATCGGCTATCCGGACCTGACGGCGACCGCCGGCACGGTGCTGAACCAGACCGGACAGGCGGTCGAAGGCGTGCTGATCATGATGATCGCCTATCTCATCCTCAGCCTTGTGACCTCGGCCGTGATGAACGTGGTCAACGCCAGAATGGCGCTGGTGGAAAGGTAGAGCCATGCAGGAACACGATATGTCCTGGGTGCGCACCGAAATGGCCCTGGCGCAACCTGCGCCAGCCAGTGTCAGCGGCCCCGTGGCCTGGGTGCGCAGGAACCTCATCGGCACGGTCGGCGACACCATCATGACCATCCTTGGCATCGCCATCGTTGCCTGGGTCCTGCCGCAGGTCATCAACTGGGCGTTCATCAATGCCGTGTGGACCGGGCCGGACCGCACGGTCTGCGCGACCGTCGCACAAGGCGGTATCCAGCCGGATGGCTGGAGCGGTGCCTGCTGGGCCTTCGTCAATGCCAAGTTCGGACAGTTCATGTTCGGCACCTATCCGATCGAGGAGCGCTGGCGGCCGATTCTGGTTGCCATCCTGTTCGTGGCGCTTTTGGTGCCGATGCTGATCCCCCGCGTACCACGCAAGGGACTGAACGCCATCCTGCTTTTCCTGGTGCTGCCGATCGTCTCGTTTTTCCTGCTGATCGGCGGCGTGTTCGGCTTGCCGCATGTCGAGACCTCGCGCTGGGGTGGCTTGCTGGTGACGCTCAGCCTGTCCTTCGTCGGCATTGCCGTGTCGCTGCCGCTGGGCACCGTGCTGGCGCTCGGCCGGCGTTCGAAAATGCCGATCGTCAAGACGCTGTGCGTGGTCTTCATCGAGACGGTGCGCGGCATCCCGCTGATCACCGTGCTGTTCTTCGTCAGCGTCATGCTGCCGCTGTTCCTGCCGGCGGGCGTCACCTTCGACAAGTTCCTGCGGGCGCTGATCGGCGTGTCGCTGTTTGCCGCCGCCTATATGGCTGAAGTCGTGCGCGGTGGTCTGCAGGCGATCCCCAAGGGCCAGTATGAAGGCGCCGATTCGCTCGGGCTCGGCTATTGGCAGAAGATGGGGCTGATCGTGCTGCCGCAGGCGCTGAAGCTGGTCATTCCCGGCATCGTCAACACCTTCATCGGCATGTTCAAGGACACCAGCCTGGTCCTCATCATCTCGATGTTCGACCTGCTTGGCGTCGTCAAGCAGAACTTCTCGGACGCCAACTGGGCGACGCCGCAGACGGCCAGGTCCGGCCTGGTGTTCGCCGCCTTCGTCTTCTGGCTGTTCTGCTTCGGCATGTCGCGCTATTCAATGTACACTGAACGCCGGCTCGACACCGGCCACAAACGCTGATGCATGTCGCCCAAAAGTGTGTTGCGGTTTTGGGATAACGACATGCATCATAACCAAAGATAAAAGAACAAGGGGACCCTGTCATGGCCACCGAAAACGCCGTCAGCGCGGAAGAGATCAAGGTCAACGCCGCCAAGATGCACATCTCGACCACCGATGTCGCCATCGACATCATCGCCATGCACAAATGGTATGGCGAGTTCCATGTGCTGAAGGACATCAACCTGAAGGTGATGCGCGGCGAGCGCATCGTCATCTGCGGGCCGTCCGGCTCGGGCAAGTCGACGATGATCCGCTGCATCAACCGGCTGGAAGAGCACCAGAAGGGCAAGATCATCGTCGACGGCAAGGAACTGACCAACGATCTGAAGAAGATCGACGAGGTGCGCCGCGAGGTCGGCATGGTGTTCCAGCACTTCAACCTGTTCCCGCACCTGACCATCCTGGAGAATTGCACGCTGGCGCCGATCTGGGTGCGCAAGACGCCGAAGAAGCAGGCCGAGGAAATCGCCATGCACTTCCTCAAGCGCGTGAAAATCCCGGAGCAGGCCAACAAATATCCGGGCCAGCTGTCGGGCGGCCAGCAGCAGCGCGTGGCGATCGCGCGCTCGCTGTGCATGAACCCGCGCATCATGCTGTTTGATGAGCCGACCTCGGCGCTCGACCCGGAAATGATCAAGGAAGTGCTGGAGACGATGGTGGGCTTGGCCGAAGAGGGCATGACCATGCTGTGCGTGACCCACGAAATGGGCTTTGCCCGCAAGGTCGCCAACCGGGTGATCTTCATGGATCAGGGCCAGATCGTCGAGCAGAACACGCCGGCCGAGTTCTTCGACCATCCGCGCCATGAGCGCACCAAACTGTTCCTCAGCCAGATCCTGCACTGAGCGGTTCCACACCGAACGCAAGAGCCCGGCCGCAATGCGGCCGGGCTCTTTTCTTATCGATCGGCCGATGCGATTGGCGGCAGGGCAGCGGGGGGCGTCATCGATGAGAAAAGTGCTGCGTTTCCTTCTCCTATTGCTGGCCGCGATCGTGCTGGCAGCAGCCCTAGGCACGCTGGTGCCGCGGCCGCTCTGGCCGGCGGCGTCCGCGGGGGAGCGTGCGCGCCATATACTGGTGCTGAAGAACCCGATCCATACCGACATCGCCATTCCGGTGGACGATGCCGTGCGTCAGCGCTTTCATTTTCTGGTTGAAGCCGGCATCCCGGCCGACATTCCCGAGGTTCGCTACATCGTCTTCGGCTGGGGCGGCCGCGCCTTCTATCTGGAAACACCGACCTGGTCTGAGCTGAAGGCCGTACCGGTGATGAAAGCGCTGACCCTTGATGCGTCGGTCATGCATGTCGATGTCGCCGGCGATATCGTCGAACCGCATCCCGATGTCGCCGGCTTCGACATTGGTGACAACCAGTTCGCGGCACTGCTCGATTTCATCGAGGCCAGTTTTCAGCAGGGACCGAGCGGTCCAATCCATATCCAGAATGCCGCTTATTCCAAATTCGACGGCTTCTTCGAAGCCCACGGCCATTTCAA contains these protein-coding regions:
- a CDS encoding Putative hydrolase or acyltransferase of alpha/beta superfamily, which gives rise to MPSNDVSVVLVHGAWADGSSWAKVIAPLVAQGFNVVAAPLPLTSFADDVAALDRTLERVAGPVVLAGHAYAGEVIGATRSDKVKALVYVAALAPDEGETVADVFYRTTPHAKAPKLAPDDHGLIHLPDSAFDSAFAQNASADELAVLQAVQRPISPACITVPMPRPSWKDRPAWFLIAEQDRMIVAETQHFMARRMNAMTRVQPADHTAMVTAPDAVVDIIIEAARAGEA
- a CDS encoding Conserved protein containing a Zn-ribbon-like motif is translated as MTPAIFVGDALGLDFLNSIATPVDTPVDWIKDGEGLLDWVEQARLAPPEALDSVRTHALPGELDKVADRARHLREWFRGFVREHKGRPLVAQDLAQLEPLNRLLDRDEIFTRIAPVLAGKDMPAGSEIPFQLQTDRKWRTPEALLLPIGEALARFVCSEDFSHVKACEGPACTLLFVDHTRGHRRRWCSMAQCGNRAKQAAHRHRVKAHHD
- a CDS encoding type 1 blue copper domain-containing protein, with amino-acid sequence MIHPSRLAALALMLTAAPAAAATIEVTIDKLVFSPATVEAKVGDTIEWVNKDVIAHTATVKGGWEVMIPPKKAASLTLKAAGAVDYFCRFHPNMKGHVNVAP
- a CDS encoding RNA polymerase sigma factor, coding for MSKLAMPVKRREVVEAFSADLLLVQRALARDAGAFRTVIKTYNQRLYRIARGILRNDAEAEDVVQEAYVRAFAGLATFRGDASLATWLSRIVINEALGRLRKRRHTVAMPENPEAQIIRFPLNPSDDPERTMAQRQILALVERATDSLPEIYRMVFVARVIEGLSMEETADLLDLRPETVKTRLHRARSLLRKALDDEIGPVLLDAFPFAGRRCERLTKAVMGRLGFE
- a CDS encoding CBS domain containing membrane protein: MAFRLFVPILAGATLRERLLACIGATIGIALTGVISGLAMGGGPHVALLVAPMGASAVLLFAVPASPLAQPWSIIGGNSISALVGVTVAHFIHDPVFASGLAVALAIAAMSFTRCLHPPGGAAALTGVLGGPAVVSAGFLFPFVPVALNSIILVTLGFLFHRLARRNYPHVAASAANSHGTADPPAQQRVGFRPEDIDAALTTLDETFDIDRNDLERLLRQVELQAMVRSHRTLLCQDIMSCDVISVPEQATVDEARRQLLDHNIRTLPVVDADARLVGAVGLRELTKAIDTVKGVMSKAGTASPDTPAMSLLPILTDGRSHAVVIVDGERRILGLITQTDLLAAAARVQAADKGLAAA
- a CDS encoding cystathionine beta-lyase; this translates as MAKDGNEQVSGKMGINTRLAHSGNNPHDYFGFVNPPVVHASTVLFRDAATMAARNQKYTYGTRGTPTTDALAHAIDTLEGSAGTIVVPSGLAAVTIPLLAFVSAGDHLLIVDSVYHPTRNFADTMLKRLGVEVEYYDPRIGVGIAALIKPNTKVVFTESPASNTFEVQDIPAIAKAAHAAGAIVMMDNTWATPLYFRPLDHGVDISIHAATKYPAGHSDVLLGTVSANESHWKQLYESFCTLGCCAGPDDVYQVLRGLRTMGVRLEHHQRSALAIASWLEGQKGVARVLHPALPSHPDYDLWKRDFCGSSGIFSFVMAGGGQKEQHAFLDALQIFGLGYSWGGYESLAVPVWLSDRVIAKGPYDGPLIRLQIGLEDVDDLKADILRGLAAATA
- a CDS encoding amino acid ABC transporter substrate-binding protein, whose amino-acid sequence is MKHIAIGILGAATLGLMASAASATTLDTVKAKGFIQCGVSTGLAGFSAPDDKGDWQGIDADFCRAVAAAVFGDGTKVKFTPLSAKERFTALQSGEVDILSRNTTWTINRDTALGLNFVGTTYYDGQGFMINAKKLPGVNSALQLSGAAVCVQSGTTTELNLADYFKANKMEYNPVVFEKLEEVNAAYDAGRCDVYTTDQSGLYGIRLTLGAPADHVVLPEIISKEPLGPAVRQGDDQWYHIVKWTYFALLDAEELGITKANVDEMKNSPSPEIKRVLGQEADTKIGTDLGVSNDWVVNIVKAVGNYGEMFDRNVGSGSPLKIARGINALWTKGGLQYAPPIR
- a CDS encoding amino acid ABC transporter permease, with protein sequence MASQEVIREGPSGASFINDPKVRSLFFQTLVVIVLFGSVWWIVQNVIDNLQRLHIASGFGFLRGRAGFDISDTPIAYTSDSTYGRAILVGLINTIIVAVAGIITATIIGFVIGIGRLSHNWLIQKICTVYVEIFRNIPPLLVIFFWYSGVLAVLPTPKESYHLPFGSFLNQRGFYFPRPVWGEGSWLIFVALLVGIAMAWFVARTARQRQMATGQQFPVLWTSVALIVGLPLLAYVLSGFPLSFDLPKQSTFNLTGGFQVKPEFLSLYLALSCYTAAFIAEIVRAGIRGVSKGQTEAAAALGLRSGSILRLVVVPQAMRIVIPPLTSQYLNLTKNSSLAIAIGYPDLTATAGTVLNQTGQAVEGVLIMMIAYLILSLVTSAVMNVVNARMALVER
- a CDS encoding amino acid ABC transporter permease gives rise to the protein MQEHDMSWVRTEMALAQPAPASVSGPVAWVRRNLIGTVGDTIMTILGIAIVAWVLPQVINWAFINAVWTGPDRTVCATVAQGGIQPDGWSGACWAFVNAKFGQFMFGTYPIEERWRPILVAILFVALLVPMLIPRVPRKGLNAILLFLVLPIVSFFLLIGGVFGLPHVETSRWGGLLVTLSLSFVGIAVSLPLGTVLALGRRSKMPIVKTLCVVFIETVRGIPLITVLFFVSVMLPLFLPAGVTFDKFLRALIGVSLFAAAYMAEVVRGGLQAIPKGQYEGADSLGLGYWQKMGLIVLPQALKLVIPGIVNTFIGMFKDTSLVLIISMFDLLGVVKQNFSDANWATPQTARSGLVFAAFVFWLFCFGMSRYSMYTERRLDTGHKR
- a CDS encoding phosphonate-transporting ATPase produces the protein MATENAVSAEEIKVNAAKMHISTTDVAIDIIAMHKWYGEFHVLKDINLKVMRGERIVICGPSGSGKSTMIRCINRLEEHQKGKIIVDGKELTNDLKKIDEVRREVGMVFQHFNLFPHLTILENCTLAPIWVRKTPKKQAEEIAMHFLKRVKIPEQANKYPGQLSGGQQQRVAIARSLCMNPRIMLFDEPTSALDPEMIKEVLETMVGLAEEGMTMLCVTHEMGFARKVANRVIFMDQGQIVEQNTPAEFFDHPRHERTKLFLSQILH